The DNA sequence GCGCGTTCGCGGTGACCACGAACAGCCGGGGCGTGCCGGCCTCCCGTGCCGCCAACGCCTTGATCAGCCGCAGCACCGGGAAGGCGCCGAGCTGAGCACTCCATTGGCCGGACATGTCCAGCGGCCAGCAGTCGACGATGCCGGTCAGGTCACCGTGGCGGTCGAGGTGGGTGTCCACCAGCATCCGAATCTGTTCTGCTGATTCGGGATCGACCAGATATCCGGCTTCGGTGCCGGTGAGCACGGGAACGTCGCGATGCTCGACGGTGTGCACCCGGTGCCCGCGGCCGCGTAGGTCGGCCGCCACCGCGGCCCCCATCCCCGTCTCGTCGGACAGCACCAGCCACGACTGCTCGTCCGGCTGCGGCGCCGGCGCGGCGGCCGGCTCCCGGTCGGGCCGTTCGCACCACTGCACGCGGTAGAGGCCCTTGTCGATGCGGTCGGCGGACATCCGCGAGGACGCACTCAACGACTGCACCGTGAAGCCGTCGAGAACCGCCAGGACCTCCCCGCCGTGACCGACGACGGTCAGGTCGCACTCGACCTGTTCGCGGGTCGCCGACGTCACCCGGGCGTGCACGGTCATGTGCGTCTCGGGGCGCCCGTAGACCGCGCAGTGCCGAATCCGTGTCGGCAGGTAGGCGTCCTGGGTCGGCCCATCCCCGAGAAGCGGTGCGCCGAAAAGGGTCTGGAACGCACCGTCGATGAGCGCGGGATGGAACCGGTACTGGTCGAGTTCGGCGGTGACAGCGTCGGGGATGGCGATCTCGGCGACCACCCAGTCCTCTCCGGCTGTCACGCCGCGCACTGTCCGGAACGCGTCACCGTAGTCGAAACCGATCTCGCGGGTACGGGCGTAGAACTCGTCCCCGTCGGTCGTGGTCACCGGTTCGGCGCCCTCACGGAGGGGGGCGCCGCGCGGGCGCGGCCGCAGCATCGTGAGTTCGGCGGTCGCCGTGATCGTCCACTTCAGGTCACCGTCGGCGCTGACGGTGAACGACGCGAACTCGACCGTGCCCGCGTCCTCGTTGAGGGTGGTGCGCAGGATCGGGTCACAGCTGTCGTCGAGGATCACCGCGCGGCGCAGCTGCAGATTGTCGACGCTGTGCGCCGACCCGTAGGCCTCCTCCGCAGCCGCGAGGGCCATCTCGACGTAGACCGCACCGGGCACGACGACACTGCCCTGCACCCGGTGGTCGGCCAGGAACCCGTTGAGAACCACGCTGATCTCGGCTTCCCAGGTCGGATGCACCCCGCTCACCGGTTGTCCCAGCAGCGGGTGCACCGGGCGGTAGAACAGCGACTCCGTGGCCTCCTGCGTCTCGTTCCAGTACCGCTTGGTCTGCCAGGGGTACGACGGGAGCTTGACCAGTCGCCCTGCCCCGTCGGGGTACAGTGCGTCCCAGGCGATGTCGTGGCCGGCGCAGTGCAGGGCGCCGACGCAGCTCAGCAGCGTGCGGACGTCGTCCTCGTCGCGACGCTGCGTCGGGGCCACCGAGACACGTTGGGCACCGGCTGTTTCGAAGATCGAGGCGGCCAGCACCGGGTGCGGCGCCAACTCGACGAAGTGCGTGTAACCGTCTTCGAGCATACGTTTCATCGCCGGCTCGAAAAGCACGGTGGCGCGGGTGTTCTGCCACCAGTACGCCGCGCCCGCGTCGTAGCCGTCCAGCAGTTCACCGGTGACGGTGGAGTACAGCGGCAGGGCGGCGTCCTTCGACGACAGGCCGTCGAAGGCATTCAACAGCTCGTCCTTCACGGTCTCCATGTAGTGCGTGTGGTAGGGCACCTTGACCGACAGGTAGCGGTGGAACACCTCGGCGTCGCCGAGCTGGCGGGCGATGTCGTCCAACACCTCGGCGTCGCCGGCCAGCGTCACCGCCGACGGGCTGTTGATCGCGGCCACCGACACTCGCCGGCCGAACTCGGTGACCGCGTCCGCGTCGAGGGTGCGCAGCAGCGTGTCGGCGTCGAGTCCGACGGCGAGCATGCGGCCCAGGCCGGTGGTGCGCTGCTGCAGTCGGCTGCGGTGGTAGATCACCTGGACCGCCTGCTCGAACGTGAGCAGGCCGGCCAGGTGGTGGGCAGCGACTTCCCCGGCACTGTGCCCGATCACGGCGTCCGGGCGGAGGCCGAACTGGGCGAGCTGCTCGGCCAGGGCCAGTTGTACGGCGAAGTTCGCCGGCTGCGCGAACTCGGTTTCCCCCAACCGCGAGCTGGCCTCGTCGCGGAGCAGTTCGTCGATGAGGGACCAGTCCGCGTACTGAGAGAGCTCCCGGTCGCAGCGTTCGATCGCGTCGGTGAAGGCGGGCAGCGCGCCGATCAGTCCGCGGCACATCCGCCACCACTGCGGACCCATGCCCGAACAGACGAACGCCAGTTTCGGCGCGCTGGTACCGATTCGGCCCGCGGAGATCTCCCCGCCCTCGGCGAGGGCGCGCAGTTGGTCTCGGGCGTCGGCGACGCTGTCGACGATCAGTGTCTGCCGGTGGTTCAGGTGTGCTCGGCGGCGGCTGAGGGTGTGACCGAGGTCTGTCAACGCGATGTCGGGGTGGGTGCTCAGGTGCTCGGCCAGTCGGCCGGCCGTCGCGACAAGCGCTTCGTCGCTGCGCGCCGAGATCGGCAGGACGGTCGGCAGTGCGTGCGAACGCTGGCCGGACAGAACATGGGGCGTAGGGGGTTCGGCGAGTACGACGTGGGCGTTGGTGCCGCCGAAGCCGAACGAGTTGACCCCCGCAATCCGGCGCTCGACGTCGGGAAACGGTCGACCGTGTCCCGCGACGTCGAGCTTGAGCTCGGTCAGCGACACATGCCTGGCCGGGGTCTGCAGGTGCAGGTTCGCCGGGATGTAGCCGTGCCTGACCACGAGCGCGGCCTTGATCAGACCGGCTACGCCGGCCCCGGCTTCGAGGTGGCCGATGTTGGTCTTGACCGAACCGATCACCAAGGGGCGCTCGGCTGGGCGGCCGGCGGCCAGGACGCTCGCCAGCGCCCTCATCTCGATCGGGTCACCGACCGGTGTTCCGGTGCCATGGGCCTCCACGTAGCCGACCTGAGTGGGCCGGATTCCCGCGCGGTGCAGGGCGGTTCGGATCGCGGCGCCCTGGGCGTCCTCCCGCGGCACGGTGATGCCGTCGGTGTGCCCGTCCTGCGACACGGCTGAACCGAGGATCTGCGCGTAGATCTCGTCGTCGTCGCGCAGCGCCTGGTGCAGCGGTTTGAGGACCACGACCGCGCCGCCCTCGCCGCGCGCGTAACCGTCGGCGGAGTCGTCGAAGGCCTTGGATCGTCCTTCGGGGCTGAGGAACCCACTCTTGGATTCCGCGATGGCGGTGTTGGGGCCGATCATGACGTTGACGCCGCCGGCGAGCGCGACCTCACATTCACCGTTCCAGATGCTCTGGGCCGCAAGGTGAACGGCGACCAGCGAGGACGAGCACGCCGTATCGATCGTCATGCTGGGGCCGCGGAAGTCGAAGGCGTGCGAGATGCGGTTCGCCAGCATGGTCATCATCATCCCGGTGGCGGAATGCGACTTGAATCGGTACCGGCTGGTGAAGCCCTGGTTCTGCAGGAGCTGGTAGTCGAGCGTGAAACCCCCGACGAACACCCCGACGTCGGTGCCGGCCAGTGTGTCGGCGGGGATTCCGCTGTCTTCCAACGCCTCCCAGGTGGCCTGCAGCAGCAGGCGTTGTTGCGGGTCGAGGGAGTGCGCCTCGCGCGGCGAGATTCCGAAGAACTGGGGGTCGAATTGGTCGATCTCGCTGAGGAAACCGCCTCGGCGGGTGACGATCTTGCCGGCCTTGCCCGGGCTGGGATCGTGATAGCGGGCTCCGTGCCATCGCGTTTCGGGAACGGTCCGGGTGGCGTCGACTTCGCTGCACAGCAGATTCCAGAAGCTCTCCGCTGACTCGCCGCCACCCGGGAAGCGGCATCCGATACCGACGATCGCCAACGGCTCGCCGCCGCCGCGCTCAGCGCGCATGTTCATCCCTGACCCTCACCAATCACACGTCTCGACGAAGCCGCGGTCAAGTCGCCTGCAGCGCCGGTGAGGCGGTCACGATCCAGTCGGGGCTGACCGGACGAGTCTTCTGTTCGTGGCGGTAGATCGACCGCATCTCCCGGATCAGCGGGTCGCGCTGCCACGCCTGCACCTGATGCATGACACTGTCCTCACCGAACGCCGACGCCTTGTCTGCGAGCACCGTCTCGAACAGCTGGCCGGCCAGCTGGCGCAGCAACTGCGCATTCGTGTCGAACTGGTCGGCGAAGTCGGCAGCCGGGGCGATCATCGCGACGTGCAGCCATGCCATGAAGTTCAGTGGTTCGTACAGGTCGACGAAGGGTACCGGCGAGGTGTCGTCCTCTACGGCCGCCCACTCCCGGAAGAACTGTTGCACCCGGTTGCTCAGTGCGATCAAGCCGTCCAGCGCAGGGACGAAGTCGGGATCGTCGGCGATGCGGACGAACCGCCCGTTGATGTAGAGCAGTCCGATGAACCCCCAGTAGAACGCGACGTCCCAGACGATCTTGGCCGCCATCACCGTGGGAGTCCCCATCAGCGTGTACTGGTCTTGATAGATGGCCAGCCACATGTCGGTCAGCGACCGGAACAGCGTGTCACTGATCTGTGCGCGAACGGTGATGTCCTCGCCGTCGAGGTCGCGGGTGATCATGTCGGTGATGAGGCCGTTGCCGATCGCGACGAGGTCCAGGCCCGACGAGTACAGCGGATCCAGGAAGATCCCCGCGTCGCCGGTCAGGCACCACCGGTGCCGCCCGTCGAACACCCTGGACACGCCGTGGCTGTACTTCTTCATGACCCGGAAGTCGCGGATCTCGTCGTCGTGCTGGGCCAGAACGGCTGCACACTGCGGCTCGTGCTCGGCCAGCCACGCCCGCGCCTTCTCGAGTGTGTTGAACTGGTCGAAGGCGTGGAACGCCGGGTCGGCCACGATGCCGACACTCGTCGCGCCGGAGGCGAGACGAATGAGCCACACCCAGTACCCCTCACCCATCAGATGGTTGGTGGACATGGCGCGCTCGCCCTCCGCCAGGCGGCTGTGCCAGCGCGGATCGTCGCTCCAGGCACCGACGTCGATCTCCGTCGCCACCCGGAACCACGCTGCGTTGCAATGATGTTCGTTGGTACGTCGGAGTTCGAGCTGGCGAGGCAGCACGCGGTTGCGCCCCGACGCGTCGACCACCCAGCGCGCCGTCGTCTCCGAGGTCACGTCGCCCTGTTGGACGGACACGGTGTGCAGTCCCCCCTCGGGCCCGAGGTCCACCGTGCGCACGCGACCGTGCACGATGTCGACGCCCTCGGCGACGCAGCGGCGATACAGTTCGTTTTCCAGTCTGCCGCGGTCGATTTGATAGGTGACCTGCGGCACGAAGACCGAGCCACCGACTTCCATTCGCTGCGAGATGTCGGTGTTTCCGTTGTGCGAAAAAAACATCCGCAGGCCCATCTTACGAATGTGTGACGTGTTCAGGTGTTCGGCCAGATCCAGCCGCTCGCGCAGGTAATGCGCAGACACCTCGACCGTGGACTCGCCCACGGTGTGGGTGACCTCCGGCACCGGATGGGGGGTCGGCTCGATGAGCAGAACACTGGTTTCGGGCCGCTCGCGGCGCACGTCCAGCGCGAGGGTCAGCGCCGCCGCGCCACCCCCCACGATGAGCACATCGTGGCTGCTCACAGGCGCGTCGTCGCGCGACAGCTGGCTCCTGATGCGTCGGGCCAGAGCCTCTCGTGCTGTCGGGTCGAGTTGCGAAAGCTGCGCTCGCACGTCCACTCGTATGCCTTTCCGAGAGGGGTCACAACGGTGGCAACGTTACACGCGGTGACGGCCCCGTCAGCGAGGAAAAGGACGACAGCAGCCAGCAGCGCCCCGGCCGGCAGGGGCCGACTCCGACTCGTCTCGCCCACGACGGTGCCCGCAGAATTCGGCCACCCATCCCCCGCCATTCTCGTGGGGCCGAGAACGGCAGGGACAACTGCTGCGCTGCTTGTTGTTTCATGGCAGTGTGTTTCTCACGCCAAGTCTGCGCGGTGCCCGGCGTCGGACACGTCCCCGTAGGCTGATGAACCGATGACGACACGTACCCACGCGGCCGGCCGGGTCGCCGTTCTCTTTCGCTACCCGGTCAAATCGATGTTGGGCGAGACGTGCGCGACGGTCGAGGTGACGCCGCTGGGGGTCGGCGGCGATCGCCGCTACGCGTTCATCGACAACCGATCGGGACGAGTGGCCACCGCCAAGAACCCCCGGCTGTGGCGCGGGCTTCTCCAGTGCTCGGCCGCTACCGGGCCCGGCGGAGTGACGGTCACGCTTCCGGCCGCCCGACCGGTGCCGATCGCCGAGGCCGCCGCGCCGCTGTCGGAATTGCTCGGCCGTCCCGTCCACCTCGCCGAGGAGCGTGCCGCCGGCGCGGTGGTGGAGCGCTCCGACCCGGTCGACGTACTCGCCCACGGCCTCGACGCCGACATCGAAGCCGAACTTCTGGAGATCGCCGAGGGCACTCCGGGCGGCGCGTTCGTCGATCATTCACCGGTGCACCTGGTGACCACCGCGACTCTCGACGCCGTGGGCTTGGGGACGGCCGAGGCGTTGCGTTACCGACCCAACATCGTGATCGAGACACCGCCCGGCTGCCCGCCCTTCATCGAGAACGACTGGGTCGGCCACACCATCGGCTTCGGGCCCGACGGCATCGAACTACGCGCCACGCTGCCCACACCCCGGTGCTCGGTGCCCACGTTGCAGCACGGCGAGGTGGGTCGCTCACCCCATTCCGTCCGCTACCTTCTCGAGCACAATCGTGTCGAGGCAGCAGGTTTCGGTGTACTGCCGTGCGCGGGTCTCTACGCCGAAGTCCTCACTGGCGGCGTGCTCCGCGCTGGTGACGCCGTCTGGATCGGTTGACGCCGCCGTTCCGTTCCTCCCGAGCACAGACAGGATTCGACGACCATGGCTCCTCACGCCGTCATCTCGGGTGCCGGCATCGCCGGTCCAGCGCTGGCCCACGAGCTCGGCGCCCGCGGGTGGAACACCACCGTGGTCGAGCGTTACCCCGCCCGACGCGACGAGGGGCAGAATGTCGATGTCCGCGGTGCCGCGCGCGAAGTGGCCCGGCGGATGGGAATCGACGATGCGATCCGCGCGGCGAACACCGGCGAGATCGGCACCCGCTTCGTCAAGTCCGACGGCACCGCGGCGGCCTCGTTTCCCGTCACGTCCCGCGGCGAAAACGACGGTCCCACCGCCGAACTGGAGATTCTGCGGGGAGAGTTGTCCCGCATCCTCGTCGAACGGACCACCGCCGACACCGACTACCGCTTCGACACCCAGATCACCGCGGTCGACGACCGTGGGGATCGCGTCGACGTGGCGCTGAGCGACGGCACGTCCGTCGACGCCGACCTGCTGGTGATCGCGGAGGGGTTGCATTCGCGATCGCGTCGTTTCGTCACCCCGGTCGAGGTGAACGACCTGGGCATGTACTTCGCCTACGCCACCGTGGCCCGTAGCGAGCACGACGACCTGTGGTGGAACTGGCAGCACGCGACCGGTTCGCGGTCGGTACATCTGCGCCCTGACAATCTCGGCACCACCCGCGCGATCCTGACCTTCCTCTCCGATGTCCGCGGTTTCGAAGATCTCGACCGCGCCGGGCAACTCACCATCCTGCGCCGCACGTTCGCCGACGTCGGCGGAGCGGCGCAGCGGGTGCTCGCCGAACTCGACAACGGGGCGCCGATGTACTTCTCGGTCGCCGGGCAGCTCCGCAGCCCGACGTGGAGCAAGGGCCGCGTCGCTCTGCTGGGGGACGCCGCGTTCTGCAACGCCACGTTCGGCGGGGCGGGGACCAGCCTGGCCCTCATCGGCGCCTACATTCTCGCCGGTGAGCTGAGCACCGCCGACGACACAATCGCGGCACTGCAGAGCTATCAACACCGTATGCGGCCCTTCACCGCCGCTGCTCCACGGGTCCGAGCCGAGGTGCTGCGCCTGGCCAACCCCCGCACCCGGGCAGGTATCCGGTTGTTGCACAGCGCGGTCGGGGTCGCAGCAGGTCCGGTCGGCAAAGCGGTGAGTGCGGTGACCGGAAGAGGGTTGGCCGCCATCGGCGGCGACACGTTGCCGCTGCCCGACTATCCCGACGCGACGCGGCCGCGACCGTAGGCGGCCTCGAAGATCGGTGAGGCCATCAGGGTGGTGACGATCGCCACCAGCACCAGCATCGTGAACAGCGTCGGGGTGATGATGCCCGCTTCCAGCCCGATGTTGAGCAGGATGAGTTCGATCAGGCCGCGGGCGTTCATCAGCGCGCCGAGGGCTACCGCCTCCCGTGCCGGTACTTTGCTCAACCGCGCCGCTGCCGCGCAGGCGACGCCCTTGCCGGCGATGGCGACCACCAGCAGTCCGAGGGTCACCGCCCACAGCGTCGGGGTGTTCACCAAACCGATCTCGGTGTTCAGTCCGGAGTAGACGAAGAACAACGGCAGCAGCAGTGCCGTCGTCAACGGTTCGATCCTGTCGGTGAGGCGACGTGCGAAGTGACCCGACGGCATGGCGACGCCGAGAACGAATGCCCCGAAGATGGCGTAGATGCCGATCGTGTCGGTGATCCAGGCACACGCCATGAGCAGGATCAGCACCGTACTGAGAACCGGCGCCCCGATCGTCTCCTGTCCGGACGGTCGGTCCAGTCGGCGCAGCACGCGCCGCCCGGCGGTCAGCAGCACCACCGCGTAGGCGAGACCGCCGACGATGGCGACGACCGCCGTCGCCGGTGTTCCCCCGTGGGCGGCGAGGACGACGGCCAGGATGCACCACGAGATGGCGTCGGTGGTTGCGCCGCAGGCCAGGGCCAGGCTTCCCAGAGTCGTTCCGGACAGACCCTTTTCGAAGATGATCCGGGCGAGCATCGGGAACGCGGTGATCGCGATCGAGGCGCCCAGGAACAGCATCGCCATGGCGGGGCTGACGTCGGCACCGAAGTAGCCACCGTGGTTCAGCAGCGGCACCGCAGCGATGGCACCGAGCGCCAGCGGTGCCAGCGTGCCCGCCGCGGACACCGCCGCGGCGGTACCGGCCCGCTGCCGGATGTGGTCGACGTCGAAGTTGAGCCCGATGACGAACATGTAGAGGACGAGCCCGATCTGGGCCGTGGTGTAGAGGACCACGTTCGTCGGACCCGGCGGAAACAGCGCGTCCTGGACCTCCGGCCAGAGACGACCCAGTAGAGACGGCCCCAGCACCACACCCGCGATCATCTCGCCGATGACCGGTGGCTGGCCCAGTCGCTGCGCGAACAGGCCGGCGAGGCGGCATGCCAGCAGGATGACGGCCAACTGCAGGAAGAACTGGATCGCGGTCTCTGCGGGCACGTCACAATCTAGCCCGTCCCTGCCCGCCCTTGACCGCAGTGTCACTTAGTGACAGAGTGGATGTCACTAAGTGACAGGAGGTGAATCGAGGTGTCCACACCAACCGCGCCCACAGCCGACAGCGACAAGCAGGCCCAGGCCCGGTTGGAAGTGTCCCGGCACGCCTGCGCGCTGTTCTGGGAGCGCGGCTTCGCCGGCACCAGCGGAGACGACATCGCCGCAGCCGCCGGGCTTTCCACGCGCACCGTCTGGCGGTACTTCCGTAGCAAGGAGAGTTGCGTCGAGCCGGTGCTCGCCCAGTCGGCACACCGGTTCATCGAGCTGGCATGGCAGTGGCCCCCCGAACTGTCGCTGGCCGAGCACATGGCAGCCCACATGGCCGCGCACCCGCTGACCGCGCAGCAGATCGCCGACGAGGTCAGCGCTCTGCGCATCGCGACGATGTCGACGTCCGATCCCGCGTTGCGCACCGCGTATCTGATGGTGCACGACGAGATGGAACGTGCCTTCGTGCCCGTCCTCGCACGCCGGCTCGGGCTACCGGAGGACCACCTGACCGCACGGCTGTGCGCAGCGGCCGTCACGGGTGCCTTCCGGGTCATCGACGAAGACGTCGGGCACCGGGCGATCATCAAAAAAGAGAAGGTCACCCAGGAAGAAGCCCTGGCGCTGATCGATCTCGCCATCCGGGACGCCACCAACGGCCGCGTCGGCGGCCCCGTGTCGCCCTGACATCCACTGTCGAAACAGCCTGTACCACAACATATAACGGCACGCATCCACCCGTCGAGTCGTCACCACCTCGACGGCGTACCCCCGTGCGCCGTCACACCCGGAAAGGATTCTCATGGCATTGCCCGCACTGATTCCCGTCGAGGACTTCTTCAAGCCACCGACCCGTGCCGCCGCGACGCTGTCGCCCGACGGCACGAAGCTGGCATTCCTCGCCCCCTGGCAGAACCGTCTCAACGTGTGGATCGAGGACCTCGACTCCTCTGAATCCCCCGCTGAGCCGCGATGTGTGACCACCGACGCCAACCGCAGCGTCTTCCACTACGAGTGGACCGACGATCCACGGTGGCTGATCTACCTGCAGGACACCAACGGTGACGAGAACTGGCATGTCTTCCGCGTCGACCTGGACGACCCCGGGGCCGCCGCCGTCGACCTCACCCCGTTCCCCGGCGCGATGGCGCTACCCGTCCGCGAGGTCAAAGACGGCAAGACCGGCGTGATGGTGAACAACCGGGAACCGACATTGCTCGACCTGCACGAACTCGACATCGTCACAGGCGAACTGACGCTGATCGCCGAGAACCCGGGCCAGGTCAACAACTGGCTGAACAACGACAAGGGTGACGTTCTCGCCACGTCGCTGACGCCGGAAGGACATCTCGAACTGTCCCGTTGGGACGGCGAGAGACTGTCACATGTAGCAACGTTCGACGGCAGCGACTACCCGGTGGGAATCGACCCGATGGTCATCACGCCCGAGGGCACCGGCGTGTGGATGGGCTCCAACCGCGACACCGACCGGACCCGGCTCGTGCACGTCGACCTGACCACGGGTGAGGAAACCGAGGTCGACAGTCACCCCGAGTTCGACGTCGACCCACGGTCGACCGTCAGCCCGATGATGCCCGCACCTCTCATCCAGCACCGGCGTACCGGCGCGCTGCTCGCGGTGCGCTACCTCGGTGAGCGGCAGGTGATTCGCCCGCTCGATCCGGACTTCGCCGAGGTGCTGGCCAGGCTCGAGGCACTGTCGGTGGGAGACATCACCCGACTCTCGTCGGATGAGGCCGGCCGACGCTGGGTGGTCGGATTCAACGACGACCGTGATCCCGGCGCCACCTACCTCTACGACCACAGCAGCGGCCAGAGCAGGTTGCTGTACCGGCCGCTCCCCCACCTGGCACCGGAGTCCATGGCGCCGATGCGCCCGGTCACCATCCCGTCGCGGGACGGTCTGGCACTGCATTCCTACCTGACATTGCCGGTCGGCGTCGAGCCCGACAAACTTCCGTTGGTGCTGGTGGTCCACGGTGGCCCCTGGTACCGCGACAGCTGGGGCTTCGACGCCGGAGTGCAGATGCTGGCCAACCGCGGTTATGCGGTGCTGCAGGTGAACTTCCGCGGGTCCACCGGATACGGGAAGGCATTCCTCAAAGCCGCGATCGGAGAGTTCGCCGGCAAGATGCACGACGACCTGATCGACGGCGTCAACTGGGCTGTGGAGCAGGGCTACGCCGACCCGGACCGCGTGGCAATCTTCGGCGGATCCTACGGCGGCTACGCCACCTTGGTCGGCGTCACCGTCACCCCCGACGTTTTCGCCGCCGCCATCGACTACGTCGGTATCTCCGATCTGGCCAACTTCATGCGGACGTTGCCCCCGATCGCGCGGCCTCATCTGGCCAACAACTGGCATGCCTATGTCGGGGATCCCGACGATCCCGATCAGCTGGCCGACATGCGAAAGCGTTCACCGATCACCATGGTCGACCAGATCCGCACCCCGCTGCTGGTGATCCAGGGCGCCAACGATGTTCGCGTCGTCCAGGCAGAGTCCGACAACCTGGTCAACGCGCTGCGCGACCGCGGCGTCGAGGTCGACTACCTGGTACAGAGCACCGAGGGGCACGGCGCGGTCAACCCGGAGACGGTGATCGAGATGTATCAGAAGGTCTCGGAGTTCCTCGCCCACCACCTGGGTGGCCGAGCATGACCGAAGCCCAGACGAAACCCAGCTTGCTCACCCAGATGGGTGGCGTATCGGGGATGGTGTACGCGGGTCTGCCGAGCGTCGTCTTCGTGGTCGCCAACGCGGCGGCCGATCTGCGCGCGGCTGTCATGCTCGGGGTGGGCGCCGGCGCAGGCATCGCCGGACTACGCCTGCTGCGACGAGAACCGCTGCAACCCGCGTTGTCGGGTCTGCTCGGCGTGGCGGTCGGCGCGGTCATCGCCTACCGGACCGGCGACGCCAAGGACTTCTTCGTCGTCGGCATCTGGGCGAGTCTGCTTCTGGCGCTGGTGTTCCTGGCATCGATCCTGGTGCGTCGGCCGCTGGTCGGTGTCATCTGGAGTGCACTCAGCGGCAGCAAGCAGACGTGGCGCACCGATCGCACCGCCTTGATCGGCTACGACATCGCCACGCTCGCGGTCACAGCGGTGTTCGCGGCCCGGTTCGTCGTCCAGAACTGGCTCTACAGTGTCGACGCAACCGGCTGGCTGGCCTTCGCCCGGATCGCCATGGGCTACCCGCTGATGGGGGTCGCTCTGGTGGTGGTCGTCTGGGCCGTCCGCAGATCCGGGCGACGCGGCGCGGCCCACCCCGCGGACGCCTGAGCCAATCAGCCGTAGGCCGCGTCGAGAAACCGGCGGCGCACCTCGGGTGGTGGGATCGGGCAGGTGTCGTACGTGCCCCCGACGTGATAGCGGAACGCCGCGAAGGCAGCGTACACCCGATCGCGCAGCGGTGCCGGGATGGCGCGCGCCGCCAGC is a window from the Mycolicibacterium poriferae genome containing:
- a CDS encoding MOSC domain-containing protein, which translates into the protein MTTRTHAAGRVAVLFRYPVKSMLGETCATVEVTPLGVGGDRRYAFIDNRSGRVATAKNPRLWRGLLQCSAATGPGGVTVTLPAARPVPIAEAAAPLSELLGRPVHLAEERAAGAVVERSDPVDVLAHGLDADIEAELLEIAEGTPGGAFVDHSPVHLVTTATLDAVGLGTAEALRYRPNIVIETPPGCPPFIENDWVGHTIGFGPDGIELRATLPTPRCSVPTLQHGEVGRSPHSVRYLLEHNRVEAAGFGVLPCAGLYAEVLTGGVLRAGDAVWIG
- a CDS encoding NAD(P)/FAD-dependent oxidoreductase, with the protein product MRAQLSQLDPTAREALARRIRSQLSRDDAPVSSHDVLIVGGGAAALTLALDVRRERPETSVLLIEPTPHPVPEVTHTVGESTVEVSAHYLRERLDLAEHLNTSHIRKMGLRMFFSHNGNTDISQRMEVGGSVFVPQVTYQIDRGRLENELYRRCVAEGVDIVHGRVRTVDLGPEGGLHTVSVQQGDVTSETTARWVVDASGRNRVLPRQLELRRTNEHHCNAAWFRVATEIDVGAWSDDPRWHSRLAEGERAMSTNHLMGEGYWVWLIRLASGATSVGIVADPAFHAFDQFNTLEKARAWLAEHEPQCAAVLAQHDDEIRDFRVMKKYSHGVSRVFDGRHRWCLTGDAGIFLDPLYSSGLDLVAIGNGLITDMITRDLDGEDITVRAQISDTLFRSLTDMWLAIYQDQYTLMGTPTVMAAKIVWDVAFYWGFIGLLYINGRFVRIADDPDFVPALDGLIALSNRVQQFFREWAAVEDDTSPVPFVDLYEPLNFMAWLHVAMIAPAADFADQFDTNAQLLRQLAGQLFETVLADKASAFGEDSVMHQVQAWQRDPLIREMRSIYRHEQKTRPVSPDWIVTASPALQAT
- a CDS encoding type I polyketide synthase, with product MRAERGGGEPLAIVGIGCRFPGGGESAESFWNLLCSEVDATRTVPETRWHGARYHDPSPGKAGKIVTRRGGFLSEIDQFDPQFFGISPREAHSLDPQQRLLLQATWEALEDSGIPADTLAGTDVGVFVGGFTLDYQLLQNQGFTSRYRFKSHSATGMMMTMLANRISHAFDFRGPSMTIDTACSSSLVAVHLAAQSIWNGECEVALAGGVNVMIGPNTAIAESKSGFLSPEGRSKAFDDSADGYARGEGGAVVVLKPLHQALRDDDEIYAQILGSAVSQDGHTDGITVPREDAQGAAIRTALHRAGIRPTQVGYVEAHGTGTPVGDPIEMRALASVLAAGRPAERPLVIGSVKTNIGHLEAGAGVAGLIKAALVVRHGYIPANLHLQTPARHVSLTELKLDVAGHGRPFPDVERRIAGVNSFGFGGTNAHVVLAEPPTPHVLSGQRSHALPTVLPISARSDEALVATAGRLAEHLSTHPDIALTDLGHTLSRRRAHLNHRQTLIVDSVADARDQLRALAEGGEISAGRIGTSAPKLAFVCSGMGPQWWRMCRGLIGALPAFTDAIERCDRELSQYADWSLIDELLRDEASSRLGETEFAQPANFAVQLALAEQLAQFGLRPDAVIGHSAGEVAAHHLAGLLTFEQAVQVIYHRSRLQQRTTGLGRMLAVGLDADTLLRTLDADAVTEFGRRVSVAAINSPSAVTLAGDAEVLDDIARQLGDAEVFHRYLSVKVPYHTHYMETVKDELLNAFDGLSSKDAALPLYSTVTGELLDGYDAGAAYWWQNTRATVLFEPAMKRMLEDGYTHFVELAPHPVLAASIFETAGAQRVSVAPTQRRDEDDVRTLLSCVGALHCAGHDIAWDALYPDGAGRLVKLPSYPWQTKRYWNETQEATESLFYRPVHPLLGQPVSGVHPTWEAEISVVLNGFLADHRVQGSVVVPGAVYVEMALAAAEEAYGSAHSVDNLQLRRAVILDDSCDPILRTTLNEDAGTVEFASFTVSADGDLKWTITATAELTMLRPRPRGAPLREGAEPVTTTDGDEFYARTREIGFDYGDAFRTVRGVTAGEDWVVAEIAIPDAVTAELDQYRFHPALIDGAFQTLFGAPLLGDGPTQDAYLPTRIRHCAVYGRPETHMTVHARVTSATREQVECDLTVVGHGGEVLAVLDGFTVQSLSASSRMSADRIDKGLYRVQWCERPDREPAAAPAPQPDEQSWLVLSDETGMGAAVAADLRGRGHRVHTVEHRDVPVLTGTEAGYLVDPESAEQIRMLVDTHLDRHGDLTGIVDCWPLDMSGQWSAQLGAFPVLRLIKALAAREAGTPRLFVVTANAQPAGGTPVTGVGQAAMWGLGRVLGHQEFAEYWGGLIDIDSEAATREGRADIAARICGQLLDDTADEDQIALRGSSVLVPRLRPCSGLTRPFPTKLSADATYVITGGAGALGRVVATYLAERGARHITLLSRTPMPPRSAWPELTAADPQFATAEMIRGIERLGADVRTVSVDISDGELVRAWLDRHDREGGRPVRGVIHAAGTVADQLLINMSEADFAKVMAPKVTGTRVLHEAFHDHDLEFFVMFGSAGSTIASPGQGNYAAANAYLDAFAHYRRSLGLPALTIGWGPWSVGMVEELNLEKLYASRGIELITPAVGAKILDRVISQDITDVVAITADWARARQAGLGSRIPAMFSELGATESAGGADDSGASLIDILAATPDGDRSAVIAEHVRGVVAAVFDCAPADIEPDDMLDDIGLDSMMAMEFRVRINTMFSIDLPVLEILRGVSVNSLTHRIHTELQAIHHAAAVTVEPPAEPPPSQDADLEQLLGELSESELRALLAELESPAAEPDPGGAHP